The genomic interval TAGTCACAATAACAAAGACAAGCGTATTTCCTAGAAGAGGAAAGTAGTGTAAAATATCCATCGCCATTTTGATGTTGTCGAGCGTAAAGTGAACAGGCACCATATAAATTGTCGGATTGTAAATATCGACTTTGTCTTTAAAAGCGACAGAAAACTTCATAAGCAGCGGATAAATGATGATGTACGAGATGCCAATGACAAGCGCGTAACGAAAAATGGCGTACAACGTATCGATCGTCTTATTTTTCATTTTCTGCAGCCGATATTTATTGTCCTCGTTGCGAACAGCCTGTGAAGCCTCCATATGCAGCTTCCTCCTTTGTTAATTACTCAGTTGTAATGTACTCTTCTCGATAGCAGCACTCCGATAATGACCAAAACAACGCTTATAATCAACGTGTAAACCCAAGACATCGCTGCGCTGAGCCCAAAGTTTTGCGTGGTGAATGCCGTCGAGAAAATCATATCCGTAACCGCGCTGCCCGAGAATGAATCAATAATCGTATAGATGACATTGGTCAAAATGAGCGGGCTAACTAATGGAAATGTGATTTTCCAGAACGATTCATAGGCTGTAGCGCCTTCCATCTTAGCCACCTCATACATGGCACCTGGAACGGACTGCAAAGCAGCTAGAAAAATAAGAATTTGCACACCTGAGCTTGTAATAATCTCATAGATTCTAGTAATCGCCTGAACGATGTAGTCAACGAACGATAGCGGCAATCCTATTTCACTAAGTATCATGACCATTGACATAATATTATAGGTTGAAGAAGCTTCACCCATTTCACTTACGACCGATGAATCGCCTACGAGATTAATAAGACCCGCTGTTTCTGCAGCTGAAATCGCATTGGAAGCGAGTATGACCGGAAGGAAAAATATCGCTCTTGCGAGTATTCTGCCACGAAACTTCTGATTAAGCAGCGTAGCAGAGAAAAGGCTGAAAAATAATATCATCGGTACATTCAAAACCATTTCTGAAACGGATTGGGTCAAAATCCGATTAAAGGTAGCATCTACGAACAACGCTTCTTTAAAATTCGCCCAACCAACCGATTCCAATATAAATCCAGTCGGTTCCACCGTTAGCTTACTGAAGCTGAATTTAATAGATTGGATAAGCGGCGTCGCAAACATAAATATGAAGCCCAGCAGCCATGGGAAAATAAATGCTACGCCTAGAAGTGAGCGCTTGTGCCGCAGAGCTAGCTTATATCCATTCATTAACGCTCACCTCCTACCCAATAGTTTTGAGCTTCAACTTTGTTTCCGTTAATGCTGACTTGCTTATCTGTGTAATTGACAATAATCGATTTCCCATTGCTGTATTGCATCTCTACGACACCTTCTTGATGGAGAATATGCTTCACCATTTGAGCGTTTCTCACACCGGAGAGCACATCGTTTGCTTCCTTATACATCGACAGCGCTTGATCATACCAGTCTTTGTAATGGGTAGAGAACAGCTTGTCAAAATGAGTGAATTTCAGTTTAGACGATGGTTCATAGCTCCATGAAAAATGCGGCGCTGAGCCAAGCTCTACCGAACGAAGCAGCTGCTGCTGAATATCCTGCTCATCCTCTAAGTTAATCGCACCGCCAGCATAATCGACATATCCATGAATAACCATTTGATAAAATGGAACTTCCTCATCCGTTAGCACGAAGCCGCTGGATGACGTTGGCACATTTATAAGATGATCTGCGTATGGCCATACATAAGCATTTCCGCCCGTAAGCATCGTTTGATCGACGCGCTCATCCACCTTGCTCAGCTCATCCTCAACGATTTTTTTAGCCGTTTCGCGTTGAATGACTCTGCTCGTACGGAAGTCCGAGCTCAGTACGTTTCCAAGATCCCGCAGCGATATTCCCCGCATGCCAAGCGAATCATATTTCTTCATAAACGTATCAACGAAGTAGGGAAGCTTTGCCGGTGACAACAAATAATACGAGCCTAATAGCATATCCATTCGATTAAGCGCTCGGTTATAAGGATAAAGCTCTGCTTCCTCCCGTGTAACGAACCGCGATGCATCAGAGGATGGAACAAAACCTCCATCATCATGATAAATTTGCTGAAAGGCTACATCTGGGAACAACATCCCGCCGGATTGCTCCAGTTGATTCGCTAGCTTAATGAAGCTGGACTTGCTTCCGAGCTCACTGTCCACTTTCAGCTTTACTGGTGTCTGATGATTGACGCCGTTGCCGAACCAGCCTGTGTAACGCATGAGCAATCGATCAACCCCATCCGACTTCAGTTGTTCAGCCATTTGTGAGGCTTGCTCAAAGGATGTCATGGAAACGACGGAGCTGTACGGTACGCCAAGGAATGATTTCCGCTTGTCGACCGTTCCTAGAATATCCAAATAAAATGGAAGCCTATCATCATCTTTTAATGGCTGAAGCTTGTTTTCAGCTACAAGCCTGTTACGATAAAGCTCTGCCATTCCTGAATAGCTCGCCTTATCGCCAGAGAGAAAGCTGTACCTAATTTGAATATCGCCTTTATAAATCTCTTCACTCAACAGCTGGATTTCTTGAATCTTTGAGCCTGTGTAAAGCTCAAGCTCATCTTCTCCACGCAATGAGTAGCTGCTGTGAATATAATTGTAGGAATTTTTTTTACCGCTGATATCAGCAGCGATGCTGGCAACAGCATCACCTTCTTCAATCACCGCAAACCATGCTGCGCTCCCTGCCTTCATCCCAAATACCGGCATTCTAGCACTCTCGCTTACTTGACCGCGGCGGTAGCTGTTATCGTTCGGATCAAGGCCATATACTCTTTGTACGTATTGCTCTTCCTTTACCTTGCCGTTGTTAAGATGGATCAAGCTTCCGGTTCCATCCGGCACGAACATATATCCTTCGTTTTCCTTATCTGCAGCGCCAAAGAAATTAAGCATCTCGATGCTGCGAATTTGATAGCCTCCGCTTTCTTTGACCTGATTGACTGGAACGGATGCAACCAGCGAACCGCCATCAATGCGGTATTCCAAAGGAATAACGAAGTTTGGTTTGCTCGATTCGCCGCCGCCTGCAACGCCATTTTCCTCATTGTCGAAAGCAAGATCCTCATCGGAATAACCAGCCTTGACGAATGCCGCCGTCATTTTGCTCAATACAAGCGGCTTGGAAACCTGCGCATCTAGTCTCTCTAATACTTCCTTATTGTCCGCTTTGGGATAATAGCGCAATCCCACATATTTGGCCGTCGGCGCATCCAGCTTGGAGAGCACCTTCTCTTCCAATCGCACTTTGCTTATATACCTTGGCAAGGCATCCACGCCGATTGACGTATCGCCAATCGTATAGGTGATACGAATGCCGTTCTCAATGCTCTCAGCTGTAAATTGCTTATTTGCGATACTTTCCGTGAAGTTGGTGAATGTATCCAGCGTACCGATTGAATCCCGGAACAGTACCGTCAACTGAGAAGACAATATTTCCTTCTCGAAGCCCGATGCGATAGCATCCTCACTCCGATTGGGCGGATTGCTGTACCAGATTTGGCCTTGCCGTTTATCCCTCACA from Paenibacillus sp. FSL K6-3182 carries:
- a CDS encoding sugar ABC transporter permease; protein product: MNGYKLALRHKRSLLGVAFIFPWLLGFIFMFATPLIQSIKFSFSKLTVEPTGFILESVGWANFKEALFVDATFNRILTQSVSEMVLNVPMILFFSLFSATLLNQKFRGRILARAIFFLPVILASNAISAAETAGLINLVGDSSVVSEMGEASSTYNIMSMVMILSEIGLPLSFVDYIVQAITRIYEIITSSGVQILIFLAALQSVPGAMYEVAKMEGATAYESFWKITFPLVSPLILTNVIYTIIDSFSGSAVTDMIFSTAFTTQNFGLSAAMSWVYTLIISVVLVIIGVLLSRRVHYN
- a CDS encoding DUF5696 domain-containing protein, which gives rise to MKNRKKLVAVLACTAAICILVCSVLLFTSRGAKAVKAAAYMKMTTELEAGAAIKEMPDSSKGVPGMQLVADNSELSLYYSAETTEVAVRDKRQGQIWYSNPPNRSEDAIASGFEKEILSSQLTVLFRDSIGTLDTFTNFTESIANKQFTAESIENGIRITYTIGDTSIGVDALPRYISKVRLEEKVLSKLDAPTAKYVGLRYYPKADNKEVLERLDAQVSKPLVLSKMTAAFVKAGYSDEDLAFDNEENGVAGGGESSKPNFVIPLEYRIDGGSLVASVPVNQVKESGGYQIRSIEMLNFFGAADKENEGYMFVPDGTGSLIHLNNGKVKEEQYVQRVYGLDPNDNSYRRGQVSESARMPVFGMKAGSAAWFAVIEEGDAVASIAADISGKKNSYNYIHSSYSLRGEDELELYTGSKIQEIQLLSEEIYKGDIQIRYSFLSGDKASYSGMAELYRNRLVAENKLQPLKDDDRLPFYLDILGTVDKRKSFLGVPYSSVVSMTSFEQASQMAEQLKSDGVDRLLMRYTGWFGNGVNHQTPVKLKVDSELGSKSSFIKLANQLEQSGGMLFPDVAFQQIYHDDGGFVPSSDASRFVTREEAELYPYNRALNRMDMLLGSYYLLSPAKLPYFVDTFMKKYDSLGMRGISLRDLGNVLSSDFRTSRVIQRETAKKIVEDELSKVDERVDQTMLTGGNAYVWPYADHLINVPTSSSGFVLTDEEVPFYQMVIHGYVDYAGGAINLEDEQDIQQQLLRSVELGSAPHFSWSYEPSSKLKFTHFDKLFSTHYKDWYDQALSMYKEANDVLSGVRNAQMVKHILHQEGVVEMQYSNGKSIIVNYTDKQVSINGNKVEAQNYWVGGER